CGCGCTGGACCTGTCCAACCTCTCGGGCAAGGCGCAGAAACTCGATGTGCAACTGAGCGCCGAAGGCCAGTTGGCGCTGGTCAACGAGACGCACCAGAGCGTGCAACTGACCCAGGGCCAGCGCACCACGCTGCGCATTCCGGTGCGGGCGCTGGGCGGCTTCGGCCAGGGCAAGGTCAAGGTGCTGGTCAATGGCCTGGACCTGCCGGGCGAGAACCTGCCGCCGTTCAGCCGTGAATGGACCCTGGGCGTGCGTCCGGCCTATCCGGCGTTGCTCAGGCATTACCGCGCGGTGCTCAAGGAGCAGCCGTGGAGCCTGCCGGAGGGCGAACTGGCGGCTTTCGAACCGGCCGGGCGCGAAGCGCTGCTGAGCCTGTCGAGCCGGCCACCGTTGAACCTCGGTGAACAGATCCGTGCCCTCAAGGCTTACCCCTACGGTTGCCTGGAGCAGACCACCAGCGGCCTGTACCCGGCGCTGTACGCCGACGCCGTGAGCCTGAAGCGCCTGGGCCTGGAAGGCGAGCCGGATACCGAGCGCAAGCGCAAGATCGAGCTGGGCATCGAGCGCCTGCTGGGCATGCAGCGCTACAACGGCAGCTTCGGCCTGTGGGGGGCCGATGGCGAAGAGGAGTTCTGGCTCACCGCCTACGTCACCGACTTCCTGTTGCGGGCTCGCGACCAGGGCTTTGCGGTGCCGGCCGATGCGCTGAAGAAGGCCAACGAGCGGCTGCTGCGTTACCTGCAGGAGCGCAACCTGATCGAGGTCAACTACAGCGAAAACGCCGAGCACACGCGCTTCGCCGTACAGGCCTACGCCGGCCTGGTGCTGGCGCGCAGCCAACAGGCGCCGCTGGGCGCGCTGCGCAGCCTGTTCGAGCGGCGTACCGATGCGCGTTCCGGCCTGCCGCTGGTGCAACTGGCCATCGCCCTGCAGAAGATGGGCGACCAGCCGCGGGCCGAGCAGGCGCTGATCGCCGGTCTCGCCGCCTCGCGCAGCAGCAGGGACTGGCTGGCCGATTACGGCAGCCCGCTGCGCGACCAGGCGCTGATCCTGGCGCTGCTGGAAGAAAACGACCTGGCCAAGGGCAAGCGCGAAGAGCGGCTGTTCGAGCTCTCCGATCAACTGGCGGCCAGCCCGTACCTCTCGACCCAGGAACGCAACTCGCTGTTCCTCGCCGGTCGTGGCCTGCTGGGCAAGCCCGAGGCGAACTGGAGCGCACGACTGAACAGTGGCACTGAAAGCCGCGAGCTGAACAACGCTCAGCCGGGCCTGAAGCTGGAAGGCGCGTTGCTGGCGTCGCCGTTGTCGGTGAGCAATCAGGGCGGCGCACCGGTGTACCAGCAATTGACCATTTCCGGTTATCCACAGCATGCGCCGGCGGCCGGGGGCGAAAACCTGAGCATTCGTCGCGACTATTTGGGGCTGAATGGCCGGCCGCTGGATCTGCGGTCCCTGGACAGCGGCGACCTGGTGCTGGTGCACCTGGCGATCAGCGCCAGGCAGCGGGTGCCGGATGCCCTGGTCGTGGACCTGCTGCCGGCCGGCCTGGAGCTGGAAAACCAGAACCTGGCGCAGAGCGCCGCCAGCCTGGAAAACGCCAGCAGCCAGGTCAAGGAGTGGCGCGAGTCGATGCAGAACGCCAGCCTCAAGCACCAGGAATTCCGCGACGACCGCTATGTGGCGGCGCTGAACCTGGAGGGCTACGACAGCGTCACGCACCTGCTGTATCTGGCCCGCGCGGTCACGCCCGGCACCTATCGTGTGCCGCCGCCGCAAGTGGAGTCGATGTACCGGCCGAACTGGCAGGCCGTGGGAGATACCGTGCCGGAGATGGTGATCAAGGGGCGTTGAAGGGATATCGCAGCAAGCTTGCTCTAGTCGGAGCGAGCTTGCGCGCGATGTCTTTTAGTGCACCACCCAACTGAGCAGCCACAACCCCAGCAGCAACCAGATGATGCCCATGACGATCGAGGCGCGCATGAAGGCGCGGACCGCCGAGTACAGCAGCATCAGCCCGACGACCAGGGTGATGATGCTGACGATCGAGGTGTCCATGCCCAGCGTGCGCGACAAGCCGTCGACAAAGTTGCCGCCGGCGTTGGTCAGGGCGTTGAACAGGCCGCTGAGGCCGTCGACGATAAACCGGATGACCGATCCCAGCGCCTGGCCGAGCCATTCAAAGAAGCTTTCTACCTGCATGCGTGCATCCTGATGAAAAAAAGGTGGGCGTGCTTGCCAGACCTGAGCCTTGGGCCATCGATCGCGCTGGCGAGTTCCGTTCAAGCATAGAGGTTCGCGGGTTTGATTTTTCGATTAGTTGTATCGCGCCTGCGAGGTTGGCGGGGGCGATTATCCGCCGAGGCCACCCCATCCGGCCAGGCTTCGGCGCGCCCGGGCGGTGGCCGTGGCGGGCGCTTGCTGCGCGGCGTGCTGGTTGGCCTGGCGCTGCTGTGCGCCGCCCTCTGGCTGGCCGACCGCCTCTGGCCGCTGCCGCTGCCCAGGGACGATCTGGCGCGGGTGGTGCTGGCCGAGGATGGCACGCCACTGTGGCGCTTTGCCGATGCCGATGGGGTCTGGCGCTATCCGGTGCGGATCGACGAAGTCTCGCCCTATTACCTGGACGCGCTGCTGACCTACGAAGACCGCTGGTTCTACAGCCACCCGGGGGTGAACCCGATGGCACTGGTGCGGGCCGCCTGGCAGAACCTCGCCGGTGGGCGGGTGTTGTCCGGCGGCAGCACCCTGTCGATGCAGGTGGCGCGCCTGCTCGATCCGCATTCGCGGACCTGGCACGGCAAGCTGCGCCAGCTATGGCGCACCGCGCAACTGGAGTGGCACCTGAGCAAGCAGCAGATCCTCACGCTCTACCTCAACCGCGCGCCGTTCGGCGGCACCCTGCAAGGGGTGGCCGCGGCCAGTTGGGCGTACCTGGGCAAGTCGCCACAGCAACTGACCCATGCCGAAGCTGCGCTGCTGGCGGTCCTGCCCCAGGCACCGAGCCGGCTGCGTCCGGACCGCCACGCCACGCGGGCCCAGGCGGCGCGGGACAAGGTGCTGGAGCGCCTGGCGCAGTTCCAGGTCTGGCCGCAATCGGCGGTGGATGAAGCCCTGCAAGAGCCCTTGTTGCTGGCGCCGCGACTGGAACCGAGCCTGGCGCCCTTGCTCGCGCGCCGGCTGAACCGTCCGGACAGCCCGCCGCTGATTCGCACCACCCTGGACGCCAACCTGCAACGGCGCCTGGAAGACCTGCTGCTGGGCTGGCGCGCGCGCCTGCCGGAGCACACCTCGGCGGCGATCCTGGTGGTCGAGGAGCAGACCATGGCGGTGCGCGCCTACCTGGGCTCGGTGGACATCAACGATGCCCGGCGCTTCGGCCATGTGGACATGATCAGCGCCATGCGTTCGCCGGGTTCGACCCTCAAGCCCTTCTTGTACGGCATGGCGCTGGACGCCGGGCTGATCCATTCCGAGTCGTTGTTGCAAGACGTGCCGCGGCGTTACGGCGACTACCGCCCGGGCAACTTCTCCATGGGCTTCAGTGGCGCGGTGTCGGCCAGCACCGCCCTGGCTACCTCGCTGAACCTGCCGGCGGTGCAACTGCTGGAAGTCTATGGGCCGAAACGCTTTGCCGCCGAGATGCGCATCGGCGGCATGCCCCTGGCCCTGCCGGCGCTGGCGGAACCGAACCTGGCGCTGATCCTTGGCGGCGCCGGCAGCCGCCTGGAGGATCTGGTCAGTGGCTACAGCGCCTTCGCCCGGGGCGGCAAGAGCGCGAGCATTCGCCTGCAACCGGACGATGAGTTGCGTGAGCGGCCGCTGCTGTCCCCCGGTTCGGCGTGGATCGTGCGGCGCATTCTCAGCGGCCAGGCGCGCCCGGACCGCGACCCGCGGGCCGAGCTGGTGCAGCGCCCGGTGCTGGCCTGGAAGACCGGCACCAGCTACGGCTTTCGCGATGCCTGGGCGATCGGCGTGGGGCCGCGCTACCTGATCGGCATCTGGATCGGCCGTCCGGACGGCACCCCGGTGCCGGGCCAGTTCGGCCTGGCCTCGGCCGCGCCGCTGATGCTGCAAGTGCACGATGTGCTGATCAACCGCGACAGCCAGCGCGGCATCAGCGCGCCGGTGCAGCCGGTGCCGATGAATGTCGGGGTGGCGGCGATCTGTTGGCCGCTGGGCCAGCCCATGAGCCGCAGCGATCCGAACTGCCGCCGCCAGCGGTTCGCCTGGACCCTGGACGGCACCACGCCGCCGACCTTGCAGGCGGCGGATCAACCCTTGGGCGTCGGCCTGCTGGAAACAGTCTGGGTCAACGCCAAGGGCCTGCGGGTCGACGCCAAGTGCCCGGGCGCCCAGGCGCGGGATATCGCGCTATGGCCAGCGCCGCTGGAACCCTGGTTGCCGCGCATCGAGCGACGTGAAGCGCGGCTGCCGGCCAACGATTCGGAGTGCCCGGGGCCGGCCCTGGCCGCGGCCGCGCCGTTGTCCATCGTCGGCGTGCGCGAGGGCGACCGGCTGCGTCGTCCGGCGGCCAGCCAGGAGCTGCTGCGGCTCAAGCTCTCGGCCCTGGGCGGCAGCGGCCGGCGCTGGTGGTTCGTCAACGGCGAGCCGTTGGGCGACAGCGCCAACCAGGACAGCATCAACGCCAGCTTCGACCGGCCCGGACCCTACCAGCTCAGCGTGCTGGACGAAGGCGGGCAGACGGCGCGGGTCGAGTTCAGCGTCATCGATTAAGGAGCGGGCGGGTGGGCGCAGCGACAGCTTGCCTTCACTCGCCATCCCCCCGAAGCTATACGCCTTCAGGAGACCCCGATGAACCTAGACGAACTGACCCAACGCCTGCACGCCATTCGCGACCGCAATGACTGGCGGCAATTCCACAGCCCGAAGAACCTCGCCATGGCCGCCAGCGTGGAGATGGCCGAGCTGGTGGAAATCTTCCAGTGGCTGAGCGAAGACCAGTCGCGGCAGCTGCCGGCGGACCAGCTGGCCCACGCCGGCCAGGAGGTCGGCGACATCGTGCTGTACCTGTTGTTGCTGTGCAGCGAGCTGGGCCTGGACCTGGAGCAGGTGGTGCGCAGCAAGCTGGCCGACAGCGAACGGCGGTTCAGCTGATGAGCGACCGTCATTTCGACCAGTTGGCGACTCGCTTCGCGGAAAAAATCTACGGCGGCGCCAAGGGCGCGATCCGCCTGGCGGTGCTCCAGGCCGACCTGGCCGAAACCCTGCCGGACCGGCCGCTGCGGGTGCTGGATATCGGTGCGGGTCTGGGACACATGTCGCTGTGGCTGGCCCAGCGTGGCCACCAGGTGACGCTGGCCGAGCCGGCCGAACCGATGCTCGAGGGCGCGCGCCAGCGCTTCGCCGAGGCCGGCCAGGAGGCCAGCTTCATCCAGGCGCCGTGGCAGGAGCTGCTGGGCCAGCTCACCGAACCCTACGACCTGGTGCTGTGCCATGCGGTGCTGGAATGGCTGGCCGAGCCCCATGCGATCCTGCCCGTGCTGCATCAGCTGACCCGCCAGGGCGGCTGGCTGTCGCTGGCGTTCTACAACCGCGATGCACTGATCTACCGCAACCTGCTCAAGGGCCATTTCCGCAAGATGCGCAAGAACGACATGGCCGGCGAGAAGCAGAGCCTGACCCCGCAACAGCCGCTCGACCCACGGGAGCTGGCGGCGCAACTCGACGGCCTGTGGCAGGTCGAAAGCCAGAGCGGGGTGCGGGTGTTCCACGACTACATGCCGGTGGAGTTCCAGGCCCGCGCCGAACTGCTGGATCTGTTGGAAATGGAGTTGGCCCATCGTCGTCACCCAAGCTTTGCCGGGCTTGGGCGTTACTTGCACTGGATCTGTCGTCCGGTCTGAGCGGAGCCTTGAATGAAACCTCGTGCCGGTTTGCTTGTGATGTCCCTGGGGTTGGCGGCCTGCCAGAGCCCCAACCCTTATGTCGCCAGTTCCAATCCGCTGCCGCCTGCGCCCCCGCAAGCGGCCAGCACCTTCGACCGCAGCGCGTATCCGGCGCCGCAGCGCGACTATGGCCGCTATCGCAGTTGGGCCTGGCGCGACGGGCGCCTGCCCAACGGCTCGGCCTGGGCCGATTCGGCGCAAATCGCCGAGGCGGTCAGCAACGCCCTCGACCAGCGCGGCCTGCGCCCGTTGCACGACAACCGCCCGGCGGACCTGTGGGTCAGCGCCGACCTGCACCTGGAAAAACGCCTGCGCCAGGTGCAGGACGACTATGGTTACGGGTACGGAGGATATGGTTACAACCGTTACGGCCCCGGCTACGGCATGTACAACAGCGTGCCGGTGGTGCGCACCTACGAGGTGGACGTGCTGGTCGTGAGGGTCAACCTGTTCGACGGCGGCAATGGCCAGCCGGTGTGGAGCGCCAGCGCGGAAACCTCGAGCCAGGGCAGCCTGAGCGAGCGCTCCGATGCGCTACGCGAAGCGCTGGAGCGGGCCCTGGCGGCGTATCCTCCCAGCTAGCGACATTCCTTCAGGTGCACCTGCTCTTGTGGAGAACCATCATGTTCCGCCCGTTTGCTTCACTGGCCCTGGCCGCGCTGCTCAGCGCCTGCGCCGCCAACCAGGTCAACCATGACTTCGACGCCAGCCGCGACTTCGCGGCCTATCGCAGCTGGAGCTTCAAGGAGCCGGCGCTGCAGTACCGTCCCGACGATCCACGGATCAAGAGCGACCTGACCGAGCAGCGCATCCGCCAGGCGGTCAGCGAGCAACTGGACCAGCGCGGCCTGCGCCCGGCCGCCGCGGGCAGCAAGGCCGACCTCGGCGTCCAGACCTACCTGATCGTCGAGAATCGCCAGCAGCAGGTCACCACCAACTACGGCGGTGGCTGGGGCGGCCCGTGGAATGGCTACTGGGGCGCGCCGATGTACAACGAGACCCGCAACGTCACCTACAAGGTCGCCACCATCCAGATCGACCTGCTCGACGGCAAGGACGGCAAGCTGGTGTGGCGCGGCAGCGACGAGCAGATACTCAGCAGCACGCCCAAGCCCGAGGATCGCAGCGCGGCGATCCGGGAAACCGTCGGCCGGATCCTGGCGAACTACCCGCCCCGGTAAATCGCCACTTGCCGGCTCCGGGCGCAGGCCGCAACAGCCTGTTCCCGCCCGGGGCCTGTTGCCGCCACCGCAGCTGGCGAGTTGCCAGCGCGGTATTCCGCCCTTGACTACACTTCTTTCACCCAATGGAGGTCGCTCGGCGGCGCGCCGGCAAAGGAGTGCCCCATGTTTTCCCGCAGACAGTTTTCCGGACCGCACCGGCAGCGTGGCGCCATCGGCCTGATGGCGGCACTGGCGCTGGGCGTGGCGCTGTTGTGCACGGTGGTGGTGACCGACAGCGGGCGCCTGTACCTGGGGCAGCGCGAGCTGCAGCGGGTGGCCGACAACGCGGCGCTGGAAGCGGTGGCGCGCAGCGGCAACTGCCAGGCGGGGCTCAGCGCGGCGGCGTATGCGCGGCAAAGCGCGGCGCGCAACGGTTTCGTGGTGGCGGCCGACAAGCCCCTGACCGCGACCTGCGGCTCGCTGCTGACCGGTGCCGACAACCTGCGCCTCTTCAGCCCCGACCCCAACCAGGCCAGCGCCATCCAGGTGGTGGTCAGCGAGGCGGTGCCCACCAGCATCGCCGCGGGCATCGCCAGCCTGTTTTCCAGCGCACCCTTCAGCGCCACCACGACCCTGAGTGCCAAGGCCGTGGCGGCACAACCCCGGCCGCCGCTGGCGCAACTGACAATCCGCAGTACTGTGGTCGATGCCAATCTGTTGAACGGAACGCTCAGCGGCCTGGCGGGGAGCTCGGTCAATGTCAGCGCGCTCGGCTGGCAGGGCCTGGTCGATACCGATATCAGCCTGCTCAGTTACCTGAAACAGTTGGCCATCGACCTGAACCTGAGCGCCGGCACCTACAGCCAGTTGCTCGCCACCAACACCGACATCACCCAACTGATCCAGACCGCCATTACCGTGGCCCAGCGGAACGGCGCCACGGCCGAGGTGCTGACGGCGCTGGGCGCCATCAAGGTCGCCGCGATCAACACGGTTCCGGTGAAACTGGGCGACCTGCTGAAGTTGCAGACGGGCACCCCGGACGCCGGGCTGGATGCCAACCTGCAACTGTTGAACCTGATCGAGGCCTTCCTGCAGTTGGCCAGCAGCCAGAGCGCCGCGGCCGTCGAGTTGCCGGTGAGCGTGCTCGGGCTGGCCGGGGTCAGGACCCGGATCAAGATCGTTTCGCCTCCCGAGTTCGCGATTGGCAATCCGCAGCTGGCGGCGGCCGACCCACTGGGCCCCAACCGCATCTACGTGCGCACCGCCCAGGTTCGGGCTTTGCTGACGGTGGACCTGTCGCTGATCAACAGCGTGCTGCAACTGGTGAATACCCTGCTGTCACCGGTGATCGTCACGCTCAATACGGTGCTCAGCGCCAACCTCAGTTGCGTGCTCGGCGGTTCCTGCGTGAAGACCGACCTGATGATCCTGCCGGCGGGCGCCAACCTGGATGTCAGCCTCGAGGTCGGTGCGGGCGACAGCCATGTCACCGCCTACACCTGTGTCAGCGACAGCAACACCAGCCTTTCCGCCAATACCACGACGGCTGCGGTCAAGCTCAAGGTCGGGCAGGTGGACGCGACCAACTGGCTGTCCTCCAGTGCACAGGTCAGCGTCAGCCCGTTGCCGCTGGTGGACATCGGCGCGCGCACCTGCCAGGGGCTGCTGGGCCCTTGCGGGCCGCGGACTGCCTTTGCCGGCGGGGGAAGCGAGATCATGATCGACTCGCCGGTGGCCGGCACCAACGAACCCAATTTCACCTTCGTCAATCCGCCGAAAATGAAGCAGGACCTGACCGAGAACGATTGGCACAGCGTCACGGCTTCCAATGTGGTCAGCAGCCTGCGGGCGTCACTGACCGGGATCAACCTGATCCAGCATCCACCGACTATCGGCAGCCTGCTGGGGGCCGTGCTCAATACCTTGCTGTCGGTGTTGAACCAAGTCGTCGGCCTGTTGGCGACGGCTATCGGCGGTTTGCTCGGCCCGCTGCTGGACCCTTTGCTGAACAATGTGCTGAAGGTGCTGGGGATCGACCTGGCGAAGGTCGAGGTGGGCGCCAACCTCACCTGCGGCCAGACCGGACGGGCCTACCTGGTGATCTGATCGGCCTCGGCCCGTGGCAGTTCGATGCAGAAACAGGCGCCCTCGCCGGTGTTGCTCACGCTCAGGCGTCCGCCCATGTTTTCGACGATGCCGTAGCTCACCGAAAGCCCGAGGCCGGTGCCCACGCCGACCGGCTTGGTGGTGAAGAAGGGCTCGAAGATGCGGCCCAGCAGGCGCGGGTCGATGCCGCCGGCATTGTCTTCGACCCGCAGGCGCACCCACTGCGGATCATGCTCGGTGTATAGGGCAATCCAGGGATGCAGGTCCGGCTGGCGTTCGCGCCGTTCGAGCAGCGCGTCCCGGGCGTTGACCAGCAGGTTGATCAGCACCTGTTCCAGCTGATCGACATGGCCGCGCACCTGGGTTTCGACCTCGCTATGGGCGACGCGCAATTCCACGCCCTTGCCGCGCATGCCATCGGCCAGCAGCGACAGGCAGCCTTCCACCGCCTGGGCCGGGTCGAAGGGTTGCTGTTCGATTTCCGAGCGCCGCCCGAACACCCGCATATGGTCCACCACCCGCGCCGCCCGCTGGATCTGCCCCTCGATGCGCTTGAGCTTTTCCTCCAGGTAATTGCGCTCGACCTCGCCGTTGCCCAGGCGCTTGAGCACGTTGACGATGGCCATGCGGATCACGTTCAGCGGCTGGTTGATTTCATGCGCCAGGCCGGTGGCCATTTCGCCTAGGGTGGCCATCTTCGCGCTTTGCATCAGTTGCAGCTGGGCGCGACGGACTTCGGTGTTGTCGCGGCCGACGGCCTGGATCTCTTGCAGGCGCCCTTGGGGATCGAATACCCCGCGATCGGACCACACCCACCAGGCGTGTTCGCGCCCCGGCAGTTGCAGGCAGATTTGCGCGGTGCTGACTGGAAACTCCGGGGTCAACTGCGCGATGCGTTGCAGGAACGCGTCGTGCTGCTCGGCGGACAGCCAATCGCCAAGATTGCTGCCGGGCAACTGCTCGGGCTGGCATTCCAGGTAGGTCGCCAGGGGGCGGTTGCCGAAGGTCAGGGTCAGGTCGGGCAGGTAGCGGCAGATCATTGCGGGAGAGTCTTCCACCAGGATCCGGTAGCGTTCCTCGCTCTGGCGGATCTGCTCGCTGGCCTGGGTGGCCTCGGTGACATCCAGCCACAGGCCGACGGCTTCCACCGGCATGCCCAGGTCATCGCGCAGCAACCTGGCTTCATCGAGCACCCAGTGATACTCGCCCCGGCTGTCACGCAGGCGATAGCGGCTGCGTACCGCGCCTTCGCGCAGCAATTGCCGGGTGCGTTCGAAGTAGCGCTCGCGATCGTCGGCATGCACCCGCTCGGCCAGGGCGCTGGCGTTGCAGTCGCTCAGGCTCCAGCCCAGCAGCGGCTGCAGGCTGTCGCTGAAGAAGGTCGGTTGCAGCGCGCCCTCGACATACTGCTGGACATAGATCACCGCCGGCGAATGGGCGATCAGGTTGTCCAGCCGGGCATGGGCTGCGGCGGCCTGCTGCTCCTGGTTCTTGATATCGCTGATGTCCAGCATGAAGCCCACCAGGCGCTGGTTCTGGCCGATGCCCAGGGCTTGCCCCTGCAAGCGGTACCAGAGGGGCGGCTGGTGCGGATCGGTGCGTTGCAGGCGTACGCAGAGCAGCAGCGGCTTGCCCTCTTGCAGCTCCTGCAGGCGGCTGCGCAATTCTTCGCGGTCGGCGGGGTGGATCAGGTCCAGCCAGGCCGACAGCGGCACGCGTCGGGTCTGCGGCTCCAGCAGCAGGTTGAGGGCGAGCTGCGGCGCCAGCTGGATTTCCTCGTCCTGGGCAAACAGTTCCCACCAGCCGGTGCCGAGCAGGCCCTGCAAGGCTTCCAGGCGCTCCAGCTGGTTATGGTGCTGCTGTTCGCGCAAACGGGCGAGCAAGGGGCCGGCCAGGGCGGCGCCCAGGTGCAGCCAGTCGCGCTCGCCCATCTGCGGGGCCAGCTGGCGTACCGGGTAGCAACCGCAGAGCAGCCAGGCGGCGACGCCGTGGTCGTCGCGAAAGGGCACCACAAAGCCCTCGCGGTTGCCGAACAGCGTTTGCAGGCGTGGGGTCTCGCTCAAGCCCTGGGTGAAGGTCAGCGACTGCGGCGCGTTGCCGTGCAGGCTGTCCAGCACCGTGCCCAGGGCTTGCCCCTTGTGCCACAGCTGGGGCGCGTCATGGCCCTGGTACAGGCCGTGGATGTGCCAGCCCTGTTCCTGGTCGTCGAGCAGTGCCAGGGCGAGGCAGGGGATATGCCAGTGCAGGGCCAGGCCATGCAGTTGCTCGTGCAGCACCTCGGGCAGGCGCGAGAGGCTGCACAGGCGCAATTGCTCGCTCATCTGGGCGGCGAACTGCTGGCTGTCCTGGCGCTGTTGCGCCTGCTGGCGCTCCAGCAACAGGTCGCCGATGTCCAGCAGGTGCAGCAGCCAGCCCTGGGGCGCCGGTTGCACCCAGCCGCGCAGGTGCAGGGTCTGGCCGCCGCTGCCGCGCCAGTCCAGGTCCAGCGTCTGGCCCTGCCAGTCTTGCGGAGAACCCTCGACGCTCCGTGCGCTATGCGCCAGCAGATAATCCGCCAAGGCCGCCGGGTGCTCGCCGGACGCTGGCTGGGCCAGGGCATAGCGCAACGGGCCGGTCAGTTGCAGGACCCGGGCCTGGTGGTCCAGGTGTACCAGCAGGCCCACCCCGGGCGTCGGCAGGGGCGGTGCGGGGGGAGGCTGGAGCGTTGCACTGCCGCGAAAACGCCCGAACAGCCTGTCGCCCGAATTCAAAATTGCAGGCTCGACTGGGCGCTGAGGTTCTGCGGCAGGGCGGGCACGCTACCCACGCCGGGCAGTACCAGGAACGGCATGACCTGCCTCAGTTTGTCGGTGGAGTAGCTGATCTGCACCGTCAGCAGGCCGCCCGTGTAAGTCACCACCGCATCGGTATCGGCGTTGAAGTTGAAGGCCGAGGGGATCCAGGTCAGTTGCTGGCGCAGGGTGTTCCTGGCCAGTGTCGTCAGGGCCGTGCCGTAGCCCGGCGTCGCGGGGTCCAGGGCGACGCTGCGCCGCACGGCCTCGGCGGTGGCCTGGTTGAAGGACTGCATCATCAGCAGCGGCAGGGTATAGCTGACCAGGCCATAAAAAACGGCGAAAAAGACCACGAATACCGCAGCGAACTCGATCGCCACGGCACCTTTTTGCGTTCTGCGCAGGCTCGCTTTCATCCGTGTGTCTACCCTGACAATCACTACGTGCTTTGAGCATAGAATCATTCGCCGCAAAGGAAGGGTTTTTACCTATGGATGCTGCGCTCGTCTTCGGCTGGCTGACCCTGTGCGCGGCGCAGGATATCCATCAGCGCCGCATCGCCAACCTGCTGACCCTGGGTGTGGCGGCGCTGGCCCTGGCCTACCTGCTGGCGACGGGCAGCACCTGGTGGGGAGGCCGGGCTGCCCAGGGAGGCTGGGCACTGCTGCTGGCCCTGGCCTTCACCGTGCCCGGCTACGCCCTGGGCCGCATGGGCGCCGGCGACGTGAAGCTGATGGCCGCGCTGGGCCTGCTCACGGACCCGCTGCATGTGTTGGGGACGTTCATCGGCGCCGGGGCCACCAGCCTGCTCTGGTTCCTGGTCATGTCCAGGGGCTGGGCCTATCTCGGGCCAGGGCTCAGGACCCAGTTGCGCTACCTCGATCCGCAGCAGTCGGGACACTACGCTTTTGCGCCTTTCGCCTTGCTGGGCATGGCCCTGACGGTCCTCTGGATCCACTAGTCGCGAGGTGCCAGCACTTCTATGTACATAGTCGGAAAGTAGTCTACGTTTAATTTGAGCCTGCCTGCGTGCCGCCGGGCAAGGCATGGCGGTCTTGGGCATTCCGGGCATGGAGTTGGATGTGGACAGGGTGATCTCTCAGATGAAAGTACTTGTGGTCGACGACCAGCCGTTGATCGTTGAAGAGCTCTGTGAATTTCTTGAAAACAGTGGTTACCGGTGCGTTCCCTGCGAATCCAGCCGAGAAGCCATCGAGCGTTTCACTGAAGACACCGAGATCAGCCTGGTGCTGTGCGACCTGCACATGCCGGACATGGACGGCATCCAGCTGGTCCAGGAGCTGCAACGGATCGCCGGCAAGCTGCGCGTGTTCGAAGCCATCATGCTCACCGGGCGCGCCGACAAGCAGGACGTGATCAAGGCCCTGCGCGCGGGCATCGCCGACTACTACCAGAAACCGATCGAGCTCGACGAGTTGCTCGAAGGCCTGCGCCGCCAGGAAGTGGCGTTGCAGGAGCGGCAGAAGAACCTGCACCTGGGGCATCTGAACCAGAAGCTGCAGTTCCTCTCCGAATCCATCGACGACCTGTACCAGGACCTGGACAAGGTCCGTCGCCATCCGCAGCGCACCCAGGCCGCCGAGCCTGCCGGTGAACAGGGCGGCGAAACCGATCAGCTGGAAATCCCGGCGATCTTCAGCAGCC
This portion of the Pseudomonas sp. MRSN 12121 genome encodes:
- the pbpC gene encoding peptidoglycan glycosyltransferase PbpC (penicillin-binding protein 1C), producing MRGVLVGLALLCAALWLADRLWPLPLPRDDLARVVLAEDGTPLWRFADADGVWRYPVRIDEVSPYYLDALLTYEDRWFYSHPGVNPMALVRAAWQNLAGGRVLSGGSTLSMQVARLLDPHSRTWHGKLRQLWRTAQLEWHLSKQQILTLYLNRAPFGGTLQGVAAASWAYLGKSPQQLTHAEAALLAVLPQAPSRLRPDRHATRAQAARDKVLERLAQFQVWPQSAVDEALQEPLLLAPRLEPSLAPLLARRLNRPDSPPLIRTTLDANLQRRLEDLLLGWRARLPEHTSAAILVVEEQTMAVRAYLGSVDINDARRFGHVDMISAMRSPGSTLKPFLYGMALDAGLIHSESLLQDVPRRYGDYRPGNFSMGFSGAVSASTALATSLNLPAVQLLEVYGPKRFAAEMRIGGMPLALPALAEPNLALILGGAGSRLEDLVSGYSAFARGGKSASIRLQPDDELRERPLLSPGSAWIVRRILSGQARPDRDPRAELVQRPVLAWKTGTSYGFRDAWAIGVGPRYLIGIWIGRPDGTPVPGQFGLASAAPLMLQVHDVLINRDSQRGISAPVQPVPMNVGVAAICWPLGQPMSRSDPNCRRQRFAWTLDGTTPPTLQAADQPLGVGLLETVWVNAKGLRVDAKCPGAQARDIALWPAPLEPWLPRIERREARLPANDSECPGPALAAAAPLSIVGVREGDRLRRPAASQELLRLKLSALGGSGRRWWFVNGEPLGDSANQDSINASFDRPGPYQLSVLDEGGQTARVEFSVID
- a CDS encoding MazG-like family protein — translated: MNLDELTQRLHAIRDRNDWRQFHSPKNLAMAASVEMAELVEIFQWLSEDQSRQLPADQLAHAGQEVGDIVLYLLLLCSELGLDLEQVVRSKLADSERRFS
- a CDS encoding methyltransferase domain-containing protein, whose translation is MSDRHFDQLATRFAEKIYGGAKGAIRLAVLQADLAETLPDRPLRVLDIGAGLGHMSLWLAQRGHQVTLAEPAEPMLEGARQRFAEAGQEASFIQAPWQELLGQLTEPYDLVLCHAVLEWLAEPHAILPVLHQLTRQGGWLSLAFYNRDALIYRNLLKGHFRKMRKNDMAGEKQSLTPQQPLDPRELAAQLDGLWQVESQSGVRVFHDYMPVEFQARAELLDLLEMELAHRRHPSFAGLGRYLHWICRPV
- a CDS encoding DUF4136 domain-containing protein, whose translation is MKPRAGLLVMSLGLAACQSPNPYVASSNPLPPAPPQAASTFDRSAYPAPQRDYGRYRSWAWRDGRLPNGSAWADSAQIAEAVSNALDQRGLRPLHDNRPADLWVSADLHLEKRLRQVQDDYGYGYGGYGYNRYGPGYGMYNSVPVVRTYEVDVLVVRVNLFDGGNGQPVWSASAETSSQGSLSERSDALREALERALAAYPPS
- a CDS encoding DUF4136 domain-containing protein, with product MFRPFASLALAALLSACAANQVNHDFDASRDFAAYRSWSFKEPALQYRPDDPRIKSDLTEQRIRQAVSEQLDQRGLRPAAAGSKADLGVQTYLIVENRQQQVTTNYGGGWGGPWNGYWGAPMYNETRNVTYKVATIQIDLLDGKDGKLVWRGSDEQILSSTPKPEDRSAAIRETVGRILANYPPR
- a CDS encoding pilus assembly protein TadG-related protein, which produces MFSRRQFSGPHRQRGAIGLMAALALGVALLCTVVVTDSGRLYLGQRELQRVADNAALEAVARSGNCQAGLSAAAYARQSAARNGFVVAADKPLTATCGSLLTGADNLRLFSPDPNQASAIQVVVSEAVPTSIAAGIASLFSSAPFSATTTLSAKAVAAQPRPPLAQLTIRSTVVDANLLNGTLSGLAGSSVNVSALGWQGLVDTDISLLSYLKQLAIDLNLSAGTYSQLLATNTDITQLIQTAITVAQRNGATAEVLTALGAIKVAAINTVPVKLGDLLKLQTGTPDAGLDANLQLLNLIEAFLQLASSQSAAAVELPVSVLGLAGVRTRIKIVSPPEFAIGNPQLAAADPLGPNRIYVRTAQVRALLTVDLSLINSVLQLVNTLLSPVIVTLNTVLSANLSCVLGGSCVKTDLMILPAGANLDVSLEVGAGDSHVTAYTCVSDSNTSLSANTTTAAVKLKVGQVDATNWLSSSAQVSVSPLPLVDIGARTCQGLLGPCGPRTAFAGGGSEIMIDSPVAGTNEPNFTFVNPPKMKQDLTENDWHSVTASNVVSSLRASLTGINLIQHPPTIGSLLGAVLNTLLSVLNQVVGLLATAIGGLLGPLLDPLLNNVLKVLGIDLAKVEVGANLTCGQTGRAYLVI